TCGTTCAAAGAATAAGCAAAAATGGTTCTGGGGAGTTGTTATAGCGATAGAATTGGTCTTATTTTACAGTTCTTCGATGACTTATAAAGAGCAAACTTCAGTACCATTTCTAGAAAAATATTTTAAGAATCAACCATTTCATGATTTATTATCAAAGATTGGTTTTAATTACAGTGGCAAGTACCAATCAGTGGCAAATGATGGCTATTTTAAATTTGTGGAATTTATTATTCGCAAAGGTGCACATTTTAGTATTTATTTGTTATTAGGATTGTTCTTGTGTTTAGCTTTAAATATATATTTTAAGAAGAATATTTTCTTGAAAGTTTTCGTACCATGGATGACAGCGACTGGTTTAGCTGCTTTTGATGAGTTCCATCAGGGACTGACTGGAGGAAGAACACCATTAGTCGATGATGTTATTTTGGACAGTTCTGGAGCTTTGGTAGGTAGCTTAATTGCAATTTTAATTCTTTATTTACTCTATCGTCATAAGTCCAAAAAAGAATTATTTACTATGTAAAGAGATAACGGCAGATAATCACAATATATGATTGTCTGCCGTTATATTACTTTGAATGAAGAAAAAAGTTTCGCATTTGAGGTTTATTTAGCTTAGTAATATTGAAATACCAGTCTTAGTTTGATAAAATTATATGCGGTTTACAATAATCATGAAAGAAGGAAACAGAAATGTCAGGACATTCAAAATGGCATAACATCCAAGGTAGAAAAAATGCCCAAGATGCAAAACGTGGTAAAATCTTCCAAAAGCTGTCTCGTGAATTATACATGGCAGCTAAATCGGGTGGTGCCGATCCTAACGATAATGCTGCCCTTCGTTTAATAGTAGATAAAGCTCGTGCAGCTAACATGCCAAAGGATAACATCAAGCGTGCTTTGGATAAAGCTGAAGGTGGCAGTGAAGAACATTATGATGAAGTTACATACGAAGGCTATGCTCCAGGTGGAGTTGCAGTATTAGTTGAAGCTTTGACAGATAACAAAAACAGAACTGCATCTGCCGTACGTGTTGCATTTACTCGTAATGGAGGAAGCTTAGGTTCAAGTGGTTCAGTTTCATATATGTTTGATCGTAAAGGATATCTTGTCTTAGATCGTACTAAGAATAGTCAAGATGAAGATACTGTTTTGATGGATATTATGGATTTAGGTGCAGATGATTTACAAACATCTGATGATGCTTATGAAATCTACACAGAAGCTAAGGATTTTACAGCCGTTCGTGATGGTTTGATTGAAAAGGGCTATGAAGTTGCTGATGCTGAATTAAAGATGATTCCTCAAAACACTACACCAGTGCCGGAAGATAAGAAAGAACAATTTGAACATATGATTGATCAACTCGAAGACGATGAGGATGTTTCAGAAGTTTACACTGCTGCTGCAGATGATGACGACGAAGAATAGATTCTTATTAATGAGTTAATAAAAGACCGTAGATTAATAATCTACGGTCTTTTTTTGGGTTCTGTAGCATTATTCAAAATATCATTTTGCATTAGTTTGTCATAATTGCTTTGCATTTTAATGAGATTTTGTTTATATGATTTGGAATAAACAATAGCGAAAAGGGTATTCAATAAGTATTCAAAGGTCATTTGTGAGGCGAAAGTACTGACTTTAAAAACATCGAATTCGTTTTGAACGATTGTAATATTTTGATCAGCATAGTCAATCAATTTGCTATTGGGATTGCCTGTGATCAAAAGTGTGGGGACATCCTGTTTTTTTAAAAATTTAAGTAATTTAAGATAATTTGAATTATTGCCTGTATAGGAGAGAAAAATGGCTAAATCGTTCTTATCAAGATTAATAGCACTCCAGGATTCATCGCTGTATTCTTCGGCGATAATAGCAAATTTGTTTATCTTAACCAGTTTACTCTGGAGACTTCGAGCTCTAATTTGAGTATCGCCGATGGCAAAGAGAACTAGCCGCTTACTGTCAATAATCATTTTTGCACTTGAGATTAACTCTTCTTCATTTACTTGAATTAAGGTGCGCTTAATAGCGTTAATGGTTAAATCCGAAATATTCTTAGCAATATTTATTGCTGAATCATCAGGCGAAAAAGGGAAGTTAGCATCGATATCGTTTAGTTGAGTGATATTTTGTTGAACATCATTAGATATAGCTTGTCGCATGGCTTTAAATCCTGAATAATTGAATTTTTTAGCCAAACGAACTATGGCTGAATGCGAGGTATAGGTCTTGGAAGCTAGAGTTTGAATTGACATAGTTGAAACAGCTTCTAAATTTTTTTTAATATATTGAACGATTCTTTTTTCGTTGTCGGTTAAATCTGTAATATGAGTCATTTTGTCGGTAAAAAGCATTTTATACCTTCCTTTTTGAACAGGATGTTCAAGAAAATATCCGTTTAATTAATATCTTTGTTCATTGTGACCACTTTTTTTCAAAAGGGTTTCTAAAAACTTTGATAGCAAGTAAAGTTTGATTATAGAAGTTTGGAGGAATTATTTATGAAAAAAATGACGGTTGCTTATATTGGTAATGGAAAAAGCGCTAATCGTTATCATTTACCATTTTCACTCAAATTGAATAATATCAAGGTTAAAACAATTTATGCTCGTCATATCGAACATGATATTTGGAAAGAAATTCCTGGTATTAAATATACAACAGATATCAATGATATTTATCAGGATCAAGAAATTGATTTGGTAGTTTTATCGGTTCCCGCAGCGGCACACTACCAATTAGCCAAAGACGTATTGAATCATGGGAAAAATGTTCTAGTTGAGAAGCCCTTTACAGAAACAGAAGCTCAAGCTAAAGAGCTTTTCAAACTGGCAGATGATTTAGGTTTACTAATTCAATGTTATCAGAATCGTCGTTATGATTCAGATTTTTTGACGGTTCAGAAAGTGATTGAGAGTAATAAATTGGGTGACATCTTGGAAGTAGAATCAGCCTATGATTATTTTCGCCCATACGTACCAGAAAATGAGAAGGAGTTCTCTATTGGTCATAGTTATTTGTATGGTCATGCTTGTCATACCCTAGATCAAGTTATTTCTTACTTTGGTAAAGCAGACAGTGTTCATTATGATGTAAGACAATTGTTAGGCAAGGGCAGAATGAACGATTATTTTGATATTGATATGTATTATGGCGTTATGAAGGTGTCAGTCAAATCAAGTTATTTCAGATTGGTACCTCGTCCAAGCTTTACTATCTATGGGAAAAAGGGTGTTTTTGTAAAAGAAACGATGGATCGACAAGAAATTGATTTGAAGCATTTTTATATGCCTGATCATGCTGATTTTGGAATTGATCGCCCCAAAGATTATGGAACATTGACTTATCTAGATGACAATAATAATTATCATCAGGAAAAAGTGGTTTCCGAAATTGGAGATTATAGTCGAGTTTATCAAGGGTTGTATAACGCCATTATCAAAGGACAACCTAAGACAGTAAAGGATTCAGAGACTATCTATCAAATGCATTTGTTAGAAAACGGTATTAAACAAATTACTTCAGAAGGGGAAGATTAATAATGAAATTAGCTATTTTAGGAGCTGGAATGATTGTGAAAGACTTTTTATCAATGATTCACGATATTCCCGAGATAGAATTAACTGCCATTATGGGGACGCCAAATGATTTAGAAAGAATGCAAGAATTTCAAAAAGAAAACCAGATCGGCAAAATTTATACAGATATTGCTGAGTGTTTAAAAGATCCAGAAGTAGACACAGTTTATGTGGCGCTACCTAACTTTTTACATTATAAATTTGCCAAATTAGCTTTAGAAGCTGGGAAAAATGTTATTTGTGAGAAGCCCTTTACCTTGAATACTTTTCAATTAGAAGAATTATCCAATCTTGCTCAAACTAAGAAGTTGATTTTGGTTGAAGCAATCACCAATCAATATTTGAATAATTATCGGAGTTTAAAAAGTGATCTATCAAAGTTAGGATCATTAAAAGTTATTGAATGCAACTATTCACAATATTCACATCGTTATGATGCCTTTTTGGCTGGTACAATTTTACCAGCGTTTGATCCTAAAAAGGGTGGTGGCGCTTTGATGGATTTGAACATCTATAATATTCATTTTATCGTTGGATTATTGGGTGCACCAAAAACGGTCCATTATTACGCCAATGTCAGTCGAGGAATCGACACCTCAGGTGTTTTAGTCTTAGAATATCCAGAAGTTAAAGTCGTATGTATTGCAGCTAAGGATTGTTCAGCTGAAGTCACCTCGACTATTCAAGGCAATTTAGGTTCAATAGTGGTTGATGAACCAACAAATGTATTAGATAATTATGAAATTCATTTAAATGGTGAAAGTGCACAAGTAGTGGATAACAAAGCGCATAGTCATCGAATGTATGAGGAATTCGTTACTTTTAATAAAATGATAGAACAACATGATCTGATTGAAGCACAAAAACGAATGAAACACAGTCTGGACGTTATGAAAGTAGTCGATTCTGCTCTCAGTGATTCAGGAATTAAATTAGGTTAAAGTAAATGCTCACGTTATTGAAAACATCAATTAATGTGAGCATTTTTGTTATTTAAAAATTATAA
This sequence is a window from Companilactobacillus alimentarius DSM 20249. Protein-coding genes within it:
- a CDS encoding YebC/PmpR family DNA-binding transcriptional regulator, yielding MSGHSKWHNIQGRKNAQDAKRGKIFQKLSRELYMAAKSGGADPNDNAALRLIVDKARAANMPKDNIKRALDKAEGGSEEHYDEVTYEGYAPGGVAVLVEALTDNKNRTASAVRVAFTRNGGSLGSSGSVSYMFDRKGYLVLDRTKNSQDEDTVLMDIMDLGADDLQTSDDAYEIYTEAKDFTAVRDGLIEKGYEVADAELKMIPQNTTPVPEDKKEQFEHMIDQLEDDEDVSEVYTAAADDDDEE
- a CDS encoding VanZ family protein, with translation MNNRSKNKQKWFWGVVIAIELVLFYSSSMTYKEQTSVPFLEKYFKNQPFHDLLSKIGFNYSGKYQSVANDGYFKFVEFIIRKGAHFSIYLLLGLFLCLALNIYFKKNIFLKVFVPWMTATGLAAFDEFHQGLTGGRTPLVDDVILDSSGALVGSLIAILILYLLYRHKSKKELFTM
- a CDS encoding Gfo/Idh/MocA family oxidoreductase, translating into MKKMTVAYIGNGKSANRYHLPFSLKLNNIKVKTIYARHIEHDIWKEIPGIKYTTDINDIYQDQEIDLVVLSVPAAAHYQLAKDVLNHGKNVLVEKPFTETEAQAKELFKLADDLGLLIQCYQNRRYDSDFLTVQKVIESNKLGDILEVESAYDYFRPYVPENEKEFSIGHSYLYGHACHTLDQVISYFGKADSVHYDVRQLLGKGRMNDYFDIDMYYGVMKVSVKSSYFRLVPRPSFTIYGKKGVFVKETMDRQEIDLKHFYMPDHADFGIDRPKDYGTLTYLDDNNNYHQEKVVSEIGDYSRVYQGLYNAIIKGQPKTVKDSETIYQMHLLENGIKQITSEGED
- a CDS encoding Gfo/Idh/MocA family protein → MKLAILGAGMIVKDFLSMIHDIPEIELTAIMGTPNDLERMQEFQKENQIGKIYTDIAECLKDPEVDTVYVALPNFLHYKFAKLALEAGKNVICEKPFTLNTFQLEELSNLAQTKKLILVEAITNQYLNNYRSLKSDLSKLGSLKVIECNYSQYSHRYDAFLAGTILPAFDPKKGGGALMDLNIYNIHFIVGLLGAPKTVHYYANVSRGIDTSGVLVLEYPEVKVVCIAAKDCSAEVTSTIQGNLGSIVVDEPTNVLDNYEIHLNGESAQVVDNKAHSHRMYEEFVTFNKMIEQHDLIEAQKRMKHSLDVMKVVDSALSDSGIKLG
- a CDS encoding MurR/RpiR family transcriptional regulator; this translates as MLFTDKMTHITDLTDNEKRIVQYIKKNLEAVSTMSIQTLASKTYTSHSAIVRLAKKFNYSGFKAMRQAISNDVQQNITQLNDIDANFPFSPDDSAINIAKNISDLTINAIKRTLIQVNEEELISSAKMIIDSKRLVLFAIGDTQIRARSLQSKLVKINKFAIIAEEYSDESWSAINLDKNDLAIFLSYTGNNSNYLKLLKFLKKQDVPTLLITGNPNSKLIDYADQNITIVQNEFDVFKVSTFASQMTFEYLLNTLFAIVYSKSYKQNLIKMQSNYDKLMQNDILNNATEPKKRP